The Ursus arctos isolate Adak ecotype North America unplaced genomic scaffold, UrsArc2.0 scaffold_28, whole genome shotgun sequence genome has a window encoding:
- the SNX1 gene encoding sorting nexin-1 isoform X2 has protein sequence MASGGGGCSASERLPPPFPGLEPESEGAAGGSEPEAGDSDTEGEDIFTGAAAASKPQSPKRIASLPINTGSKENGIHEEQDQEPQDLFADATVELSLDSTQNNQKKVPAKTLISLPPQEATNSSKSQPSYEELEEEEQEDQFDLTVGITDPEKIGDGMNAYVAYKVTTQTSLPMFRSKQFAVKRRFSDFLGLYEKLSEKHSQNGFIVPPPPEKSLIGMTKVKVGKEDSSSAEFLEKRRAALERYLQRIVNHPTMLQDPDVREFLEKEELPRAVGTQTLSSAGLLKMFNKATDAVSKMTIKMNESDIWFEEKLQEVECEEQRLRKLHAVVETLVNHRKELALNTAQFAKSLAMLGSSEDNTALSRALSQLAEVEEKIEQLHQEQANNDFFLLAELLSDYIRLLAIVRAAFDQRMKTWQRWQDAQATLQKKREAEARLLWANKPDKLQQAKDEIFEWESRVTQYERDFERISTVVRKEVIRFEKEKSKDFKNHVIKYLETLLYSQQQLAKYWEAFLPEAKAIS, from the exons AGTAAGCCCCAGTCTCCAAAGAGAATTGCTTCCCTTCCCATCAACACTGGCTCCAAAGAAAATGGGATCCATGAGGAACAAGACCAAGAGCCCCAGGATCTCTTTGCAG ATGCTACAGTGGAGCTCTCCCTGGACAGCACACAAAATAATCAGAAGAAGGTGCCGGCCAAAACGCTCATTTCTCTTCCGCCACAGGAAGCTACAAATTCTTCTAAGTCCCAGCCAAGCTATGAAGAG CTAGAGGAAGAAGAACAGGAAGACCAATTTGATTTGACAGTCGGTATAACTGATCCTGAAAAGATAG GGGATGGTATGAATGCCTATGTAGCCTACAAAGTCACAACGCAG ACGAGCTTACCAATGTTCAGGAGTAAACAGTTTGCAGTGAAAAGAAGATTTAGTGACTTTCTGGGTCTTTATGAGAAGCTTTCAGAGAAACATTCTCAGAATGGCTTTATTGTCCCTCCTCCACCCGAGAAAAGCCTGATAG GAATGACAAAAGTAAAAGTTGGGAAGGAAGATTCTTCTTCTGCAGAATTTCTTGAAAAACGGAGGGCCGCTCTAGAAAG GTACCTTCAGAGGATTGTGAATCATCCTACCATGTTACAGGACCCTGATGTCAGGGAGTTCTTGGAAAAAGAAGAG CTGCCACGCGCCGTGGGTACCCAGACATTGAGTAGCGCTGGTCTCCTCAAGATGTTCAACAAAGCCACAGATGCCGTCAGTAAAATGACCATCAAGATGAATGAGTCAGACATT TGGTTTGAGGAGAAGCTCCAGGAGGTGGAGTGTGAAGAGCAGCGCTTACGGAAACTGCATGCTGTCGTAGAAACGCTAGTCAACCATAGGAAAG AGCTAGCGCTGAACACAGCCCAGTTTGCAAAGAGTCTAGCCATGCTTGGGAGCTCTGAGGACAACACAGCATTGTCACGGGCACTCTCCCAGCTGGCTGAGGTGGAAGAAAAAATTGAGCAGCTCCACCAGGAACAAGCCAACAATGACTTCTTCCTCCTTGCTGAGCTCCTGAGTGACTACATTCGTCTCCTGGCCATAGTCCGC GCTGCCTTCGACCAGCGCATGAAGACGTGGCAGCGCTGGCAGGACGCTCAGGCTACGCTGCAGAAGAAGCGGGAGGCGGAGGCTCGGCTGCTTTGGGCCAACAAGCCTGACAAACTGCAGCAGGCCAAGGACGAGATCTTTGAG tGGGAGTCTCGGGTGACTCAGTATGAAAGGGACTTTGAAAGGATTTCAACCGTGGTCCGAAAAGAAGTGATACGGTTTGAG AAAGAGAAATCCAAGGACTTCAAAAACCACGTGATCAAGTACCTTGAGACACTGCTGTATTCACAGCAGCAG CTGGCAAAGTACTGGGAAGCCTTCCTTCCTGAGGCAAAGGCCATCTCCTAA